The sequence AAATCATTGACAAACTAGCCTGGATCGAATTAAAAAACAAATCCATTTTGTCCACAAAAAGCTACGGAAAAGACAAATATTATATTCCTGGTGGAAAAAGAGAATCCGGAGAAACAGATGAACAGGCTCTGATTCGTGAAATAAGTGAAGAATTAAGCGTTACCATTGATCCTAAAACACTTCACTATATCGGAACTTTTGAGGCTCAGGCCCATGGACATGCTGAAGGTATCCTTGTAAAAATGACCTGTTATTCCGGAGAATATTCCGGGGAGCTAAAAACCAACTCTGAAATTGAAGAAATGAAATGGCTTCATTATTCAGACAAAGATAAAATATCAGAAGTAGATCAAATAATTTTTGACAGCTTACACGAAAATAATTTATTGGATTAGCAGCTGTTATTTTTTACCCTTAAAATAGAAGCTGAAACATAAACGATAACAACACTATGAAACAAAGTTTTTTCGCATTATTTTTTTTGTTGTCCTTTTGGGCATTCGGGCAGAAAATCAGCTTCAATATTAAGTATTCTGAGCAGTTGGCCGTCTTTGTTTTTATACAGAACCTTTCCGATCATTATCCGGAAAATGTATTTAAGACCGCATTCACTCAATCAAAGTATAATACTCAAAAGTACAAGGATCTTATTGTAAAGTTCGAGCGACTGCCAATCGATTACAGTTATTCATTTGATGAATATCCTTATGGTTCAAAAATACCCATGCAGTCCAGAGACATTCTGAAAAAGAATCTGATTGAAACAAATAATTTAAATGATTTTAAGCTTCGTTCTATCGGAATCCTGCCTAATGTAACTTTGCAGAGTATCTCTGAAATTATTTCAGCATTTACCCCAATTTACAATGAGCTTATTTATATTCCTAATAAAGATCAGTTTGAACCACAACTAAAGAAAATCAGCATGTACTCCAGGGAGAAAAACATGGAATATTATTTTCAGACAGGTTTATTGTTCTATAACTCAACCTGGGATGTTTCGATCCCTTTTGAAATCGCAATGTATCCTTTGCCCAATTCAATGGGGTTTACAGCCCAGGCTTTTTACAATAACTTTATAAGTGCCGTTCAAACCAATTTAAAAGATTACACAGGCTTTTTCAGTGTTATGCTGCATGAAACCTACCACATCCTTAATGATGAACAGTCTCTTGCTGTGAAAAAAGAGATTGCAAAAAACTTTAAGGACAATCCATCGAAATACAGCAACTATGCCTATCAATTAATGAATGAAGCACTGGCAACCGCTATGGGAAATGGATACGTCTATGAAAGCCTTAATGGGAAAACAGACACCAATGACTGGTATTACAGCCAATACGTTAATCTGATGGCAAAGAAAATATATCCGACAGTAAAGGAATATATCGCTCAGAAAAAACCTATTGATAAAAATTTTATTAATACTTATATCAGGATTTATGAGGAAAACTTTCCTGGATGGATCAACGAACTTGACCATATTATGACATACAGATATATCCTGTCTGAGAATAAAAAAGATTTTAATAAGATAGGTCAAATGTATCCTATGCGTTCAAGTGAGGAATCTGAAACACAAATTACCATGCTCAGTCTTGAAAAAATGAAGAAAACTCCTCTAACAAAAATCATTATTATCTCCCAAAACCATAACGAAAAACTTAACCTCGTTAAAAGCCAATTCAAAGAATTGAACCAGTGGAGCTTTAATCCTGACAAAGAATTTCAGTACAAGATTCTTTTGGATGACAAAAGCCAGCTTTTGATCATTAACCAACAGCAATCACCTATTGAAACTTTTTTTGCCAATTCCAAATAAAATAAGACATGAACATCCAGGAACAGATCAAAAAATATATTGCGGCACAATCTGAACCCAAACGTTCCGAGATGTGGGAACTTCACCACATCATGCTCGAACTTATGCCGAATCGTAAATTATGGTTTCTGGACGGTAAAAACGATGAAGGTAAAACGGTTGCTAACCCCAATATAGGCTACGGGTCTCAGATCATGCAATATGCCGATGGAAAAAGCAAAGAATTTTACCAGATCGGAATGAGCGCCAATACCACCGGAATATCTGTTTATATTATGGGAATAGATGATAAAACTTATTTAGCCAGAACCTTTGGAGAAGGAATAGGAAAAGTCATCATAACCGGATATTGTATTAAGTTTAAAACATTGAAAAATATCAACATTGAGGCTCTTAAAGCTGCCATACAATATGGCTACACTCAAAAATCCTAATTCCATTCAATAATCTAAAATGAAGTTCAAATTATTTATCTTATTTTTTACTTTTTCAGTCATAAAAATTCTAGCTACAGGTCAGGAACCGGACAGGATCATCATCAACAATAAAGAATATAAATTACTCAATAACCCACTAGAGAAATATTTTACAGACCATCCTGAGCACCATCCTATTTATGGATCTAAAAACACCATTAAAAAAGAGGGTAAAGAAGAAACGATTTTTATTGGTTCAACATCCAACCATCGTGGTTACATTGCGACATTTAAAATTGAAAACAATCTTTTAAGTCTTGTTGATATTAAGATTCAAAATCCGACCTCTGATGAATATGAATATATTTCTGTTTTTAAAAAAACATTTGGTGATAGGAAAATAGTCCTTAATTATACCGGAATATTAATCATTCCAATAGGCAAAATGCTTGAGGCTGCTAATTTTGGATATGCTTCACTATATGATAAATATCATCTTATAACGATTCAGAATGATAATATTATAAAAGAAAAAGAATTGGATAAAGATGGTTTTATGGACTTTAAAGTCAGACAATTTATGGATTTCAAAAAAACTGAAGAATATAAAACTGAAGTAAAAAACTATTATGAAGACTGGAATACAAGTAAAGAATGGGATCTATCAAGAAAAAATACCCGTGGAATGTCAAAAAAGGAGATTGCTCAGCTGAAAAAGAAATATGAGCTTCCACCCAATGAAGACTATATTGACAACTATCTTTTTGTAGTTTCGAACCCTGATTTTGTCATTACAAACTATTAGAAAACTGTTGTATCTTCATTATCCGATGCCAAAACAATATAATTATCTGCTCGCCCTCCTACTCTTTCTCATCATCTCCTGTAGCGAAAAGATACAGGATAAAAACAACTTTATCATGTATCAGGTGAATCCTAAAAAGCAAACGGTAAAATTGTATTGGAAAAACAGTAAAAATGAAATACTGAAAAGCATCGGCAATCTCAAAAATGAAGCGGAATCTAACAATGAAAAATTAATTTTCGCCATGAATGGCGGAATGTTTGAACCTGATAATTCACCAAAAGGACTTTATATAGAGAATTTCAAAATTCTAAAACCTATTGACCCATTGCAAGGCTCCGGAAACTTTTATCTTCAGCCTAATGGAATATTTTATATAACCCAAAACAATGAGCCGGGAATTGTTGATACTAAAAAATATAAACAAAATCCCACCATTAAATATGCCACTCAATCCGGACCGATATTGTTGATTAATGGAAAAACAAATCCCATCTTTCAAAAAGATTCTAAGAATCTGAACATCAGAAACGGCGTTGGAATACTGGAAAACGGAGAAATTATTTTTGCCATGTCTAAAAAAGAAATTAATTTCTATACCCTTGCCCAATTTTTTAAGGAAATGGGCTGCAAAAAGGCATTATATCTCGACGGTTATGTTTCCAGAGCGTATCTTCCTGAGAAAAACTGGCTGCAAGTTGATGGAGACTTTGGAGTAATGATAGGAATTACAGAACCCCAATAAAAATACCTATTAATCAGTTTCTCTAAAAAGTAAAAATATGTTATCTTTCGTTGGTATCAGAAAAATCACCCAACACTTCTTACTGACGATTATTATGAAAAGCATTATTCTTGATTTAGCAACAACCTTAGACGGATTTATTGAAGGCCCCAACGGAGAAATCGACTGGTGCATTATGGATGATGATATGAATTTTGATGGCTTTATATCTGGAATTGACACCATTTTCTATGGAAGAGTAAGCTATGATGCATGGGGAAATTACCGACCTGATGAAAATGCAGCTCCGGAAGAACTGGAATTCTGGAAAACCATTCATGCAAAGAAGAAGTTTGTATTTTCAAGTCAAAACCGTGAAGATGAAAAGGCAACATTTATTCACTCCGATCTTGTGGAAAAAGTTTCAGAGATAAAAAAACAGGACGGAAAAGATATCTGGTTGTATGGCGGAGCAAGTCTTATCAAAACTTTCATTCAAAATAATCTCATTGATGTTTACCGAATTTCTGTACATCCGGTTGCTTTAGGAAGTGGAAAACCCCTTTTTGAAGATTTAAAAGAAAGATTAAATTTAAAGCTCGTTAAGACCAATATATTTAAATCCGGTGTGGTACAGCTTATTTATCATCCATCTCCTGTAATTATCAAATAAAGCATGCTCTTTAGCTATGAATATAAAATTAGATTCCATCATCCTGTATGTACAAAATATCAGTTTACTCAAAAAATTTTATGTTGAAAACTTTAACTTAAAAATGATTGAAGAAGATTCCAGCTGGGTTTTGATGAACGCAGGGACAGTAAATATTGGTCTTCATAAAATTGGCGATCAGTATCTGGAAAAAATAGAACCCGGTTACCAATTTGATAACAATACCAAACTTGTTTTTGAAGTAGATACAGATATTGAATCAGCAAGAAATGAATTGGTCTCAAAAAGAATAGAAATGAGAGCCATTAAAACTTTTGAAAACTATGATTTTTGGTTGTGTGATGGCATAGATCCTGAAGGAAATGTATTTCAGCTAAAATGCAAAAAATAATAAATTGGATTAAAATTTTTCAACTTTATTTTTTAGCATTTAAGTTGATGGAAAATCAAACTACTTCTTAACAAACTAAATTTAATTCCATGAAAATAAAGAAAATATTGGGGTTTGTGTTGTGTATCACTACTCATTTCTTGTTCGGCCAAAATATGTCCGTTATTGAAAAACAACTGAATGAAGCCTTCCAAAAAATTAATTATTGGTCTTCCGATGGCAGAGATCATAAAGATTCTTATGATTCTTTAGCTGTTGCCAACACAAAGTTTGAAAAATTATTAGTACGATATACCTCTTCTCAACCTCAGACGATCAGTCATGATTTTAAATCTCTGGAGAAAAACGGGCTCATTGTGAAGACCTCAGAAGATGGCAAATTCCGGATATATTCATGGGATACATGGACAGGAGGAACGATGCATTTCTTTAAGAATGTCTTTCAATACGAAACCATTGATAAAAAAATATATTCTAAAGCTGTAGAAAGTCAGGGAGAAGGTGATCCGGGATGTTATTATTATCAGATCAATGATATTATTTCAGAGAACAAAAAATATTATCTTACTCAAAGTAAAGCAATACTAAGCTCCGCAATGAGCTACCATGTTATCAAAGTCTTTTCTATTGATAAACAGCAGCTGAATGATAAAGCTCAGCTCATCAAGACTCAAAGCGGAATAAAAAATCAGCTAAGCTATGAAGTAGATCTTACAGCTTCAGCCAACAGAAACTATCAAGGCAGAGATTATGAGATTGAATATGATTCTAAAAATAAAATTATCAGTATTCCTTTAATACAGGCAGATTCTAAAGTTACCAATAAAAAGATCAGGTATCAGTTTAAGGGAAAATATTTTGAGAAAATGTAACAACTTTTTAGCAGTATTATTTTTTTATTTCCATCAATTTTGAAAAAAAATTAAAGAATGTCAAAGATTATTAAAATAAAAAATAGAACGAATTGGTTGATAGCCTTTATTATGGGGTTAGCATTAATAGTATGTCTTTTTATTATTTTAATTATAGTTCCTTTGATTTCAGCTGAAGAAAGTTATTTCTTATCTATATTCAGCTATATCACTAAAGTCATTCCTTTTGCAGGATTTTTTACCCTTTTGTTATATTTCTGGCTCTGGAATACCTTCGGAAAGACCATTCTTAGTATTGAAACAGATTTCATTACAGTAAAATATAAAAACAAATTATTTACACGTCCAAAAACATTTCTAAAACAGGAAATTAAAGATATCCAGACAAAAGATCTTACCATCGAAGAATATAAAAATGGTACTCGTTATCATTTTTCATGGACAGGCTCTACCTACTCTGTTGTACTGGTAAATAAGGATGGTGAAAAAAGAATTGTAGATTGGATCACTAGAGAAAAAGCAGATGAGATCATTGATAAAATAAAAAAAGTATGGTATTAAAAAATATGAAGCCATGAAAAATATTTTTAGACAGCCAGCAGAACCTTTTTCTTTATTCAGTTATTTTGATTTTCTAATTCTGAGCATAATGTTCCTTATTATCTATTGGATACTCGAAAAGAGAATACTTAGATGGAATGCAATGACTAAAGTAATTTTGGGAATATTGTTATTCCTCATAATTCCTGTTCTGTCCTGTCAGATTGAACTCAATAACGTTCACAATAAATTTGAATTTGTAGAAGCATTCAATGTTTTATATGTATATCTTAAGTTTCCGATATGGTGGATGATCGGATTATTTACTATTCTTTTCATCAGAAAAAAAATGATAAAATCTATATAAATATTCTTCATATGTCTACTAAAATCCTTTTATCTGCTTTTATTATGATATCAACTTTCAGTTTTTCCCAGGAAATAAAGGAAAGTGAAAATTTATATATTTTCATTGGTAAAAAAATTAGCGTTGAAGAATTTAATCCCAATACAAAACAAGGAGAAAAAAGAACAAAGGAAGTAGATTCGGAAACAGCAGATACGCTAACTGTTATACACCACTCATATGTAATGGACAATGCATTTCATTGCAAATATTCTGTGCTGAAAAATTTAATTAACCAACTTCCGAAAGAAACTGTTGAGTTTAATGCCTATGATCACTATGGTCGCCCAGGTTTTGAAGAATATGAAAATGTAATCCTGTACATTTCTAAAAATAAAAACGGTGATTTTTTCCATCAGAAATACATCTATGATCCGGTTTATAAAATTGATGGCAAGTGGGTAGGTTTATTAACCTCCCTCAATGGCCATAAACAATTGAAGACATTCGATATCAACAAAGATGGTATAATAAAAATAGCATTGGGAAGTTGTGGTAAAATATGTCAGAAGATGTATTATCCTTCTCCTTATTTCAAAATTAAAAATGGGTTTGCTTATCCTAAAAAAGCTTTAGAAATTAATGATATCGTTTCCTACAGAAAAACAGTTACATTCAAAATTAAAGAGAAAGGAGATCAAAAATAATCACTTATTAATAAAGTCCTTCGCTCGGATTTAAATTTCCTGAATCAAAAAACCTTATATCAATATTGAATCTAATAATAATTTATTTTGTACATCAATTTATATTAGAAATCTAAAATGATTACCATGAAAAAGTTATTTTACATCTTAATTTTAATCATATTGAGCAGTAGCCTAACCGCCCAGACTGAAAACTACAGCCATAGCATCGACCAGTTTCGGAAGAACTTCAATACCGGAAAATATGATGAGATTTTCAACAGCTTTTCCCCCGAAATGAAACAATCATTACCCATTGATAAAAACAAACAATTTTTCTCTGACTTAAAAACTCAGGTCGGAAATGTTAAAAGTACGGAATTCATAGGGTATGAACAATCAACGTATGCAGTTTATAAAACGCAATTTGAAAAAGGAATTCTGGTGGTTAATATTTCATTGAATTCTCAAAATAAAATCAATGGTTTATTGATTAAGCCTTATGAAGATCCAGCTAAAATAATCAATGCCCTAAACTCTTATCCAAAAGAAATAGCAGAAACTATTTATTCCACAGCAGTCAAATTTCCTGAAAAAACTCAACTTTCTATTGCGGTTATTCAAAATGGAAAAACAGATTATTATGGTGTTATAAAAGACCATGACTCAATAAAGCCAGTTGAAAATCAAAATAAGGTTTTCGAAATCGGCTCCATTTCAAAAGTATTTACATCTAGCGTTCTTGCTTCCCTGGTAGAATCTCACAAGATAAAACTAACGGATAATATCAATTCATATTATTCATTCCCCTTTAAAGGCAATAAAAAGATCAGCTTTGAAGATCTGGCCAATCATACCTCCGGACTTCCTCGTTTACCTCAAAACCTGGATTTATCAGATGTAAAGAATCCTTATTTGGCATATCACACAAAAGACCTTGAGGATTATCTTAAAAGCTTAATGATCATTGAATATAAGGATGGTAAAAGTTTTTCTTACTCTAATCTGGGCGTAGGATTATTAGGATATACGCTGGGATTGTCACAAAAAACTACATTTCAAAACTTACTGCAAAAAACGATTTTTGACCAATATGGAATGACTCAATCTTTCACCTCTTCTCAACATTTAGATGATATACTTATCAAAGGACGTAATATCAATGGAGATCTTGTATCCAACTGGGATTGGGATGTGCTTTTCGGGGCCGGAGGTATTTTATCCACAACCGAAGACCTTGTAAAATTTATAGGTGCCCAATTTAACCCTAAAAATAAAGAATTGGCTTTAACCAGAAAGCCAACCTTTACAGTGAATGATAAAACTAAAATTGGTTTAGGCTGGCATATTATTACCACCAAAAACAATGAGGAAATCCTTTTTCACAACGGTGGAACGGGTGGATATTCATCTTCATTGACTCTTAATATGAAGAATCAAACAGCCGTCATTATTCTTTCCAATGTTTCTTCAATCAATGAATCTGTTGATCATCTGTGCTTTGAATTATTAGCCCAAACAACAATAAAATAATTATTTATTTCTTACTGCCAGATGTAATAACTCTTCAGTAACAATTGTCTTATAATAAAAATTACATGAGAACTATTTTAACCTGCCTTATGGTACTATTGGCAGTGAATCCTCTTTTTTCACAAAAAACGAAACAGCTGGAACAATTATTAGCGGCTTACGATCAGGCTGGTCAATTCAGTGGCACTCTATTGGTTGCTGAAAAAGGAAAAATTATTTTTGAAAAAAGTTATGGTTATAGAAATGCTCCCAAAAAAGAGAAAACTACTAATAACAGTCTCTATCGGATTTTCTCTACCACAAAAATGTTTACTGCAACAGTTATTCTGAAACTGGAAGAAGAAGGAAAACTATCTCTCAATGATAAGCTTTCAAAATATTACCCAAAATTTCCGAAAGGAGATAGCATTACGATAGCCAATCTTCTTTCCCATACTTCCGGAATTCCCAATGATACGGCATCAGAAAATACAGTGGATGAAGAAACATTCATGAAATTCATTTCTACAAAACCATTAGACTTTTCACCAGGAAAAAAATGGGATTATTCAAACTCTGGCTATTATATCCTAGGATATATCATCAAGAAAGTGACCGGAGTGGATTATGATAAAGCTATCGAAAGTTACATCCTGAAGCCTTTGCAAATGAATCACACAGGTTTTCATTTTAACAATGTCACTGATGAAAACAAAGCTTTCGGATATGAGTTTTTATCAGATAATACTTCCAACGAAGCCTTACGTTTTAAAACCGATCATCCTTTTGCTGCCGGGGCCATGTACTCTACCGTTGAGGATCTATTCAAATTCAATGAGTCTTTTAAAAGCAACACTATCCTTAAAAAAGAAACTATTGGAAAAATGTTTACCACGTATCTTAATGATCATTATGGATTGGGCAGTACTGTCTTAACCGTTGACGGAAAAAAAAGAATTGGACATGATGGTGGCGGACCAGGCTACCGAAGCAGATATTACAGAGTTCTGGAAGATGACATTTGTATTATTGTATTCTCAAATTCTGATTTATCACATACAGATGATATTGTTCCAAAGATTGAAAACATATTATACAATAAACCTTATAAGATCCCTACAGTCGCAAAAACTAATCCAAAACAACTCAAAAAACTGGAAGGAATTTATTCTACAGGGGCTACTGATTTTTATGTAAAAGTTGTGGACGGACAAGTTCTTTTCAGGGAAAAGGGATATCCAACCTGTTCATTATTCCCTATCAGCAATACATCATTTCAATTGGATGAAAATTTCACTTTTACCTTTAAACCGGATCAAACAGGAAAAATGAATGCTCTTGTGGTTAAGTTTCGTGATGGAACTATAAAAACAGGAACAAAAAAGAACGCCAATTATTTATGGGGAATCATCGGAAATGCAACTCCAGGCGGATGGGATGGAAAAGATACCCCATTACAGGTAGATTCTCATCATCCGAATCTTTATTTCCTTAAAAACTTTCATTTGAAAAAAGGGAATTTAAAATTCAGAGTTGATAATGATTGGGGATATAATCTTGGCCTCAACAACGATGGCAAAACCATAGCCCTTAATGCCTATGATTTCCCGATAGCAGAAGACGGCCAGTATGATATTGTATTGGATATGTCTGATCCTATAAAACCGCAATACAGTATTAAAAAATCTGCTTTGTAAAAATTAATAGTATAAAAACCGTTCTATTTTGAGCGGTTTTTTATTTGAAATTCAATTCAAATTTTTCTTATTTTTACATGACAAAAATCATATCACGACATATTCCGTATGCCTCATTTCATTATAGAATGCTCGCAGGATATTCTCCAACAAAAAGCGCCGGATGAGATCATGGATGCTGTATACAGTGTAGCTGAATCAGCGGGTTTATTTGCAATAAATGACATTAAAGTAAGGCTTCAGCCTTATCAATACTATCGGCTGGGAGAACATAAAAATAACTTTCTGCATGTCTTCGGATACATTATGCAGGGGCGCAGTACTGAGCAAAAAACTAATCTCTCAAAGCAAATAAGTACCCAGCTTACGGAATTACTTCCTGACATTTCATTTCTGTCTGTGAGTATCTGTGAATTTGAAGCAGCAACTTACAGTAATAAAGCCCTGATTAATCCTGAAAACAAGAACCATGATCGACATTTTGGGCTTTGATTCTCATTTGTAAACCACCAAATATTAATATGATGAGCTTAAAAACTTTAATCAACAAAACCGTTCAGTACAACAATTGGGTAGTCAATAAATACATTGACTGGTTATCCACAAAATCTGATGAACAACTCAATCAAGAAGTAATTTCCAGCTTTCCAACGATTCTAAAAACCCTGCATCATATCTGGCAGACTCAGGAATATTGGTGGAGTCATATTTCTGAAAACAACGATTTCGATTTTGCCAAAACAGCCGCTGAGACCAGTAAAGAAGAAGTTTTCAACAACATAAAAAATAACTCTCAAAAGCTGGTAGATTATGTGGAAAGCTTATCCGAAGAGGATTTATCTAAAAATGTAAAGATAGAGTCTCAATGGTTTCAATGTGACTTTTCAAAATATGAATATATCCAACATGTAGTTCTTCACGGAACTTACCACAGAGGACAAATCGTGACAATGGGCCGTAATGTAGGAATTACAGATGCTCCTATGACAGACTTTAACTTCTGGAATATTTATAAAGATAAAGTATGAATCTTTGACCTTTAAAAAAGAGAAAATTTAAGAACATGGCTAATTCACAATCTGATATTGTGGATAACTTTTTCAAAGCTTTTTTCAAGATGACCATTCAGAAATAAAATTCAACCATTCGGTCTATAAAATATCTTCTCATTCTCTTTTTTATAATATATTCGTCTAAAAATAACCCATGAAAAAAGTTTTCAAATTCTTCAAATACTTTTTATTCTCTGTATTTGCCATCATTTTAATTTCTATTTTGTACGTATTTATCAGTAATAAAATCTTTATTGGCGGAAAAGATTCTGAATTGACAGACTATCTGAAAAATAACCATACTTCACTTCATGATAAAATAGACGGTAAATTATTTGATGCTCCTTTTTATAATTCACAGGTTATCCTTTTGGGTGAAATTCATGGATATGCAGACAATCAAAAACTGGATCTGGATTTTTTAAAATTTTTAAACCAAAAAACAGGTGTTAAATATTATATTGCTGAAATGGACAGCACTTATTCACATAAGCTGAATCTGTTCCTTCATGGAAGTTCAAAAGACCAAAATTTGCTTAAGGAAGTGGTACTAGCCGTAAAAAAGAGAATTCCACAGCAATCCAGTAAAGAATTGATGGAAAAATGGAATGCCATCTATGATTATAACCAAACCCTAAAAGATTCTTTAAAGATATCCGTCATTGGAATTGATACAGATTTCAATGACAATTCCCGCAAAATCTCCAGGGATTCTGCCATGATTATAAATTTTAAAAACGCCGTAAAAAAACTGAACATTGAGCATGAGAAATTCTATGGACTTTTCGGATTTTATCATGTTTTACAGCATGGAGTAAAAAAGAATGAGAAACCTTTCGCAGAAAGACTTAAAAACTCAGGTTTTAAAACCTCAAGCATTGTAAGCTTCCCTCTGGACAGTGAGATGTATCTTCCAAAAAATCCACAGTTCCCTACTCCAGAAGATGAGAAAATAGACTGGATCAATGCAGACGGCCCATTCATGCTGGTAAAAGGAATTAATGATTTTAAAGACTTCTCTCCATCTAATTCTGTAACACTATTCAAGCTCAATGCTAAGAATTCTCCTTACCAACAGGCTGATCAATTAATCTCCATAAAATCCAGAATGTTTGGAGAAAGCTTCACTCCACAACAAAATACTCATACACTTGATTATTTCCAATATGTTGTAATAACAAGGAATTCCAAAGCTTTAACGCCTATACAATAATCAGAGACCTTTTCCATGAAAAAAAATATTCTATTTTTATCAATGCTTACCATAATTTCTTGTTCTACAAGAAATTCATCCTCTATTGTTAATAAAAAATTTGATTATAGCAGATTAGAAAAAGTTTCCGATAGTGTGAAAGTTGAAAATATTGTCATTAAAAACTTATTTAAACATCAGCTTCTTGCCCATAAAAACCAACAATACGACTCTGCAAGGATTGTAAAAAATGTTTATTTACCTCATAAAAAATTATGGGACAGCTGCTATGGTGTTATTTTCGGAGATGAAAATGCCCAGTTTTTCAACAACCCTAAAGGCATGATTGCCTGGAACAAAACTTTATATGAAAAAAATAAGCAGGAATTTGAAGAGAAGGCCAGTATTATTTTGAGTATTGATCTCCAAAAACATTTTCAGGAAACCCTTATCAGATTCAACAAACTGGTTCCTTATCAGCCTAAAGCTACAATCAGTTTAATCTTCACACCCATCACAGGAATTTCATTTGGGGGATGCAATGCAGAACAATTTGCATTAGAACTTAATAATAAAAATGTAGATATACCCTACACGCTTGAAAAAGGGCTTCCCCATGAATTAAATCATCTAGTTTATGAACATTTCAGAAACGCTGATAACAATGGAGGATCTGCATTGAGCCAAACCATAGATGAGGGCTTTGCCTGCTACTTCACCTACGTTTTCTTTACCCATAAAATAGAAAAATATGAGGCAGTGGAAAACATGACAAAGGAGAACTGGAACTGGTACCTCAACAACGAAAAAGAAATATTTACAAAATTAAAGCCTTATTTCTCTGATACCTCCGGAAATAATCCATTATTAAGAAATGATAAGCTTAAACTATTTCCGGATGCTCCAAAATCTATGAACTATTGGCTGGGATTCCGGATCATCGAAAAATATGTTGACAAAAACGGTCCGGATTCTTGGAAGGATGTCTATCATTTAAGTGCTAAAGATCTTTTGGAAAAAAGCGGTTACGAAAAATACATAGAAGGATTATAATAAACAGAACTCACCAAT is a genomic window of Chryseobacterium nakagawai containing:
- a CDS encoding NUDIX hydrolase, which encodes MEHKIIDKLAWIELKNKSILSTKSYGKDKYYIPGGKRESGETDEQALIREISEELSVTIDPKTLHYIGTFEAQAHGHAEGILVKMTCYSGEYSGELKTNSEIEEMKWLHYSDKDKISEVDQIIFDSLHENNLLD
- a CDS encoding DUF1801 domain-containing protein, encoding MNIQEQIKKYIAAQSEPKRSEMWELHHIMLELMPNRKLWFLDGKNDEGKTVANPNIGYGSQIMQYADGKSKEFYQIGMSANTTGISVYIMGIDDKTYLARTFGEGIGKVIITGYCIKFKTLKNINIEALKAAIQYGYTQKS
- a CDS encoding phosphodiester glycosidase family protein; the protein is MSLQTIRKLLYLHYPMPKQYNYLLALLLFLIISCSEKIQDKNNFIMYQVNPKKQTVKLYWKNSKNEILKSIGNLKNEAESNNEKLIFAMNGGMFEPDNSPKGLYIENFKILKPIDPLQGSGNFYLQPNGIFYITQNNEPGIVDTKKYKQNPTIKYATQSGPILLINGKTNPIFQKDSKNLNIRNGVGILENGEIIFAMSKKEINFYTLAQFFKEMGCKKALYLDGYVSRAYLPEKNWLQVDGDFGVMIGITEPQ
- a CDS encoding dihydrofolate reductase family protein, with the protein product MLSFVGIRKITQHFLLTIIMKSIILDLATTLDGFIEGPNGEIDWCIMDDDMNFDGFISGIDTIFYGRVSYDAWGNYRPDENAAPEELEFWKTIHAKKKFVFSSQNREDEKATFIHSDLVEKVSEIKKQDGKDIWLYGGASLIKTFIQNNLIDVYRISVHPVALGSGKPLFEDLKERLNLKLVKTNIFKSGVVQLIYHPSPVIIK
- a CDS encoding VOC family protein — translated: MNIKLDSIILYVQNISLLKKFYVENFNLKMIEEDSSWVLMNAGTVNIGLHKIGDQYLEKIEPGYQFDNNTKLVFEVDTDIESARNELVSKRIEMRAIKTFENYDFWLCDGIDPEGNVFQLKCKK
- a CDS encoding helix-turn-helix domain-containing protein; the encoded protein is MKIKKILGFVLCITTHFLFGQNMSVIEKQLNEAFQKINYWSSDGRDHKDSYDSLAVANTKFEKLLVRYTSSQPQTISHDFKSLEKNGLIVKTSEDGKFRIYSWDTWTGGTMHFFKNVFQYETIDKKIYSKAVESQGEGDPGCYYYQINDIISENKKYYLTQSKAILSSAMSYHVIKVFSIDKQQLNDKAQLIKTQSGIKNQLSYEVDLTASANRNYQGRDYEIEYDSKNKIISIPLIQADSKVTNKKIRYQFKGKYFEKM
- a CDS encoding serine hydrolase — translated: MKKLFYILILIILSSSLTAQTENYSHSIDQFRKNFNTGKYDEIFNSFSPEMKQSLPIDKNKQFFSDLKTQVGNVKSTEFIGYEQSTYAVYKTQFEKGILVVNISLNSQNKINGLLIKPYEDPAKIINALNSYPKEIAETIYSTAVKFPEKTQLSIAVIQNGKTDYYGVIKDHDSIKPVENQNKVFEIGSISKVFTSSVLASLVESHKIKLTDNINSYYSFPFKGNKKISFEDLANHTSGLPRLPQNLDLSDVKNPYLAYHTKDLEDYLKSLMIIEYKDGKSFSYSNLGVGLLGYTLGLSQKTTFQNLLQKTIFDQYGMTQSFTSSQHLDDILIKGRNINGDLVSNWDWDVLFGAGGILSTTEDLVKFIGAQFNPKNKELALTRKPTFTVNDKTKIGLGWHIITTKNNEEILFHNGGTGGYSSSLTLNMKNQTAVIILSNVSSINESVDHLCFELLAQTTIK